Proteins from a single region of Spirochaetota bacterium:
- a CDS encoding dihydroorotase, whose amino-acid sequence MKKLIKNALIFDWELFLENKKLDILIENGYISKIGINIDHTNIDKDKIIDLDEKFYVLPGFIDIHTHFREPGYEYKEDIESGSYAAIHGGYTTCIAMPNTNPPISNIEIASYVKNRSKWIDIIPALSITKDRKGEELNNLEVLFKEGYKIFTDDGEHVKNPYLMFQALRESGKYGFIIMEHSLDNNFFENGIINYGHYSKNFNFNGLPDVGETNVIFRDIELAILAGGNIHFTHVSTAKGVKLILEAKDKHKSITFDVTPNHLIFNEENIATKSGLFKVMPPLRDEENRSNLVKYMKDGKIDIIATDHAPHANNEKNIDIKMALPGLTGLETTFLALYNKFVLKEEIKIIDIIRMISFNPSRIFNIEKKGSLKVGNKADIVIFNPNEEVNIDKNFFFSKSLNSPFFGQKLRGKICKVFKDGEIIFDNGKIFRV is encoded by the coding sequence TTGAAAAAGCTAATTAAAAATGCTTTAATATTTGATTGGGAATTATTTCTTGAAAATAAAAAGCTTGATATATTAATAGAGAATGGATATATTTCAAAAATAGGAATAAATATTGATCACACAAATATAGATAAGGATAAAATTATAGATTTAGATGAAAAATTTTATGTTTTACCTGGTTTTATTGATATTCATACCCATTTTAGAGAACCCGGTTATGAATATAAAGAAGACATTGAATCTGGCTCTTATGCAGCAATACATGGAGGTTATACTACATGTATTGCTATGCCTAATACAAATCCACCTATTTCAAATATTGAGATTGCTTCTTATGTTAAAAATAGATCAAAATGGATAGATATAATACCTGCTTTATCTATTACTAAAGATAGAAAAGGGGAAGAATTAAATAATTTAGAAGTGCTTTTTAAGGAAGGATACAAAATATTTACTGATGATGGTGAACATGTTAAAAATCCTTATTTAATGTTTCAAGCTCTTAGAGAATCAGGTAAATATGGCTTTATAATAATGGAACACTCTCTTGATAATAACTTTTTTGAAAATGGAATAATAAATTATGGCCATTATTCAAAAAATTTTAATTTTAATGGATTACCAGATGTTGGTGAAACAAATGTTATTTTTAGAGATATTGAACTTGCAATATTAGCAGGTGGTAATATCCATTTTACTCATGTTTCAACAGCAAAAGGGGTTAAGTTAATTCTTGAAGCAAAAGATAAGCATAAGAGTATAACTTTTGATGTAACCCCAAATCATTTAATTTTCAATGAAGAAAATATTGCAACTAAATCTGGATTATTTAAAGTTATGCCTCCTTTAAGGGATGAGGAAAATAGAAGTAATCTTGTTAAGTATATGAAAGATGGGAAAATAGATATTATAGCTACAGATCATGCCCCCCACGCAAATAATGAAAAAAATATAGATATTAAAATGGCTCTACCTGGATTAACAGGCCTTGAAACTACTTTTTTAGCTTTATATAATAAGTTTGTATTAAAAGAGGAAATTAAGATTATTGACATAATAAGAATGATATCATTTAATCCTTCTAGAATATTTAATATTGAAAAAAAAGGTTCTCTAAAAGTTGGAAATAAAGCAGATATTGTCATCTTTAATCCAAATGAAGAGGTAAATATAGATAAGAACTTTTTTTTCTCTAAATCTTTAAATTCACCATTTTTTGGGCAAAAACTTAGAGGAAAAATATGCAAAGTTTTTAAAGATGGAGAAATAATTTTTGATAATGGAAAAATTTTTAGAGTTTAA
- a CDS encoding dihydroorotate dehydrogenase electron transfer subunit — MKKKQYKAKILENIRLNKNIYLLVLEKPTDFLIDPGQFINLLIDEYSSDPFLRRPFSIFNIKEDKIFLLYQVKGKGTKILSEKRKYEEVDFIGPLGRGFNLSSEGNYSLKNDFDNLTKDKISKKINIFVAGGIGIASVVYLANYFKNQNSKSNYNVLFYGSRDFENFIDPKYYSKLFDNNFFSVDEPIIKDRDYYKVENLNIDKIIKKFSFFKGNVLQLIEEKINFINQLENYGTIRFYVCGPDPMLKSFVKWNLDKNFYAELSLESFMGCGFKACLGCAVMCSDGNYKYVCYDGPVFLWNDIKI; from the coding sequence ATGAAAAAAAAACAATATAAAGCAAAAATTTTAGAAAATATAAGACTAAATAAAAATATTTATCTTTTAGTCTTAGAAAAACCAACTGATTTTCTTATTGATCCTGGTCAATTCATTAATTTGCTTATAGATGAATATTCTTCAGATCCATTTTTAAGAAGACCATTTTCTATTTTTAATATTAAAGAAGATAAGATATTTCTTTTATATCAAGTTAAAGGAAAAGGAACAAAAATTCTTTCTGAAAAAAGAAAATATGAAGAAGTTGATTTTATAGGACCATTGGGAAGAGGATTTAATTTAAGTTCTGAGGGAAATTATAGTTTAAAAAATGATTTTGATAATTTAACTAAAGATAAAATTAGTAAAAAAATAAATATTTTTGTTGCTGGTGGGATTGGGATTGCTTCTGTTGTTTATCTTGCTAATTATTTTAAAAATCAAAATTCAAAAAGCAATTATAATGTCCTTTTTTATGGAAGTAGAGATTTTGAAAATTTTATAGATCCTAAATATTATAGTAAGCTTTTTGATAATAATTTTTTTTCTGTTGATGAACCTATAATAAAAGATAGAGATTATTATAAAGTTGAAAATTTAAATATAGATAAAATAATTAAAAAATTCTCTTTTTTTAAAGGAAATGTTTTACAATTAATTGAAGAAAAAATTAATTTTATTAATCAATTAGAAAACTACGGGACAATAAGATTTTATGTTTGTGGTCCTGACCCTATGCTTAAAAGTTTCGTTAAATGGAATTTAGATAAAAACTTTTATGCTGAGTTATCATTAGAATCATTTATGGGCTGTGGATTTAAAGCATGTCTTGGTTGTGCTGTAATGTGTTCTGATGGAAACTATAAATATGTGTGCTATGATGGACCAGTGTTTTTGTGGAATGATATAAAAATTTAA